Proteins found in one Gigantopelta aegis isolate Gae_Host chromosome 12, Gae_host_genome, whole genome shotgun sequence genomic segment:
- the LOC121386345 gene encoding uncharacterized protein LOC121386345: protein MATASTTDDPISCSLCLDIFTDPRVLPCGHTFCLICLQNHIDANSTDDTFMCPNCRHVVGIHDNTQPTSSCASQFKRNLALVDAIGLIKQIKICGDPIATTQQDPNRLLIESSCETIKKCSHFIENQMTSDIERLQRSVDVSATQTADQMQRQGDKLIAEFTTAVRTELEKRNSELEKCRQSVNNDIVELFTDVNRLIEESNECLKLGENLIRSASLSDMKRHVSKFSKIQKITTDYLATPRPEFPDLAITLVESEKTRSKTFSAEIGKISRPDVKSIKITHKIYLPTSIFETGVEINRKSDRLKHEQSISAKLQCDTEWPGLLSILVLVGQYSNKIIVTDWDNKCVKSFSSQHKTVQSPYMTSSRPCYLAKTRDHQVLVTLPEERKLLYLNVQDDIRLTKTETTNEPYYYITVLPDDNMAMIGTLPGRVDILNQRCDVIRSIPNKVIANPWCLTVKGDSLVVVSHTTNIVTCASSSGQVIWVSPDSARFHRLNGVACDTDEFVYVCDNGRDAIVQMSRDGKIIRDVITQKDGLKQPVSLCFAEDKLYVTQENGEIRIFGWNQT from the exons ATGGCCACAGCGTCCACGACAGACGACCCAATCTCCTGCAGCCTCTGTTTGGATATCTTCACTGATCCGCGCGTACTTCCGTGCGGTCACACGTTTTGTTTGATATGTCTCCAAAATCACATCGACGCCAACAGCACAGATGATACTTTCATGTGTCCAAACTGCAGGCACGTGGTCGGTATCCATGACAACACACAACCTACATCGTCTTGCGCTTCACAGTTCAAACGAAATCTGGCACTCGTTGACGCCATTGGTCTcatcaaacaaattaaaatat GTGGCGACCCAATAGCGACAACTCAACAAGACCCAAATAGACTGTTAATTGAATCTTCCTGTGAAACGATAAAGAAATGCAGTCATTTTATAGAAAACCAGATGACGTCAGACATTGAGAGACTACAGCGAAGCGTGGACGTCAGCGCGACACAGACTGCGGATCAGATGCAGAGACAAGGAGATAAATTGATTGCGGAGTTCACAACAGCAGTCCGCACTGAACTGGAAAAGAGGAACTCAGAACTGGAAAAATGTCGTCAGTCTGTTAACAACGATATAGTGGAATTGTTCACTGATGTTAACAGACTGATAGAGGAAAGTAACGAATGTCTGAAATTGGGCGAAAATCTCATCAGATCTGCGTCACTTTCTGATATGAAAAGACATGTTTccaaattttcaaaaatacaaaagaTAACAACTGATTATTTAGCCACACCACGTCCTGAATTTCCTGATTTGGCAATAACTTTAGTTGAATCTGAGAAAACAAGAAGCAAAACGTTTTCTGCGGAGATTGGGAAAATTTCGAGACCTGACGTCAAATCTATCAAGAtaacacacaaaatatatttaccgaCTTCGATATTTGAAACAGGCGTCGAGATAAACCGGAAGTCAGATAGGTTAAAGCACGAACAATCGATAAGCGCAAAACTGCAATGCGATACAGAATGGCCAGGCTTATTATCTATCTTAGTGTTAGTAGGTCAATACTCAAACAAGATCATTGTTACAGACTGGGACAACAAATGTGTAAAATCATTTTCCTCTCAACACAAAACGGTTCAGAGTCCCTACATGACCAGCAGCAGACCATGCTACCTTGCTAAGACACGTGACCACCAGGTGCTCGTCACTCTGccagaagaaagaaaattattatatttgaatgtACAAGATGACATACGCCTGACGAAGACGGAGACAACCAATGAACCCTACTACTACATAACCGTGTTACCTGACGACAACATGGCTATGATTGGAACGTTGCCTGGGCGTGTGGACATACTAAACCAGAGGTGTGACGTCATACGGTCTATTCCTAACAAGGTGATCGCCAACCCTTGGTGTCTAACAGTGAAAGGCGACTCTCTAGTTGTTGTATCACATACCACTAACATTGTCACATGTGCGTCGTCATCAGGACAAGTCATATGGGTATCACCTGATTCAGCAAGGTTTCATCGGCTGAATGGTGTTGCATGTGACACAGATgagtttgtttatgtgtgtgatAACGGTAGAGATGCTATTGTTCAGATGTCACGTGACGGGAAGATTATTCGCGACGTCATCACACAGAAGGACGGCCTAAAACAACCCGTGTCTCTCTGTTTTGCAGAAGACAAACTTTATGTCACCCAGGAAAATGGAGAAATAAGAATATTTGGCTGGAACCAAACTTAA